From Candidatus Manganitrophus morganii, the proteins below share one genomic window:
- a CDS encoding Crp/Fnr family transcriptional regulator → MTRKRALPFNANTFLAIVGSGKTILNSPKKQSLFLQGDAADAVFYIQSGKVKLTVVSPKGKEAVVAILGRADFFGEGCLAGQSVRMATAISMEDSTIVRIEKAAMISVLHEQPAFSELFMAYLLSRNIRIEEDLVDQLFNSSEKRLARVLLLLAHFGKEGKSELVIPKMSQETLAEMVGTTRSRVSFFLNKFKKLGLIEYNGELRVHSSLLNIVLHD, encoded by the coding sequence ATGACGCGTAAACGAGCCCTTCCTTTTAATGCCAATACCTTCCTTGCCATCGTCGGCAGCGGAAAAACGATTCTAAACTCCCCGAAGAAACAAAGCCTCTTTTTACAAGGGGATGCGGCGGACGCCGTATTCTATATCCAGTCGGGCAAGGTCAAACTCACTGTGGTTTCCCCGAAAGGGAAGGAAGCGGTCGTGGCGATCCTGGGACGCGCCGATTTTTTCGGCGAAGGGTGTCTTGCCGGACAGTCGGTTCGTATGGCGACCGCGATCTCGATGGAAGATTCCACGATCGTCCGGATCGAAAAAGCCGCCATGATCTCCGTGCTCCATGAACAGCCCGCCTTCTCCGAACTGTTCATGGCCTATCTGCTCTCCCGCAACATCCGGATCGAAGAAGATTTGGTCGATCAGCTCTTTAATTCAAGCGAGAAGCGGCTCGCCCGGGTGCTTCTTCTGCTGGCCCATTTTGGAAAAGAAGGAAAATCGGAGCTCGTCATCCCGAAGATGAGCCAGGAGACGCTGGCGGAAATGGTCGGCACCACCCGGTCCAGGGTCAGCTTCTTTTTGAACAAGTTCAAGAAGCTCGGCCTGATCGAGTATAACGGTGAATTGCGCGTCCACAGCTCCCTTCTGAATATCGTCCTGCACGATTAG